Proteins encoded within one genomic window of Lysinibacillus sphaericus:
- a CDS encoding Rpn family recombination-promoting nuclease/putative transposase — MNTLSQVPLLKLLDLKIDFAFKQLFGSERNKQLTIALLNAILQRTGRVPINEVTFITQEVSGEYIEDKQCRLDIVVKTQYGEFINIEIQLANKKDMFKRTLFYWSRLYNLQLQKGKGYHTLNPTITINICDFTFFPNAAHYHSTYHLYDDISLQRIQDNVLEIHFIEMDKFLKAWAKEQHPSNKLDRWLLLLGMVDDSKKIVRQDIYNALEDIAMTDENIRKAFQAWQEISQDPETILAYQSRVKYMLDEAANIEDAKYHAEQEGMEKGIEKGMKKGMKQGIEGIARKMIRKGNSNEEIIELTNLSLEEVQSLRQEI; from the coding sequence TTGAATACACTTAGTCAAGTTCCGCTTTTAAAATTATTGGATTTAAAGATCGATTTTGCTTTTAAGCAACTTTTCGGTAGTGAACGAAATAAGCAATTAACAATCGCATTGTTAAATGCTATTTTACAACGTACTGGCAGAGTACCTATAAATGAAGTGACTTTTATTACTCAAGAAGTCAGTGGCGAATATATAGAGGATAAACAATGCCGTTTAGATATTGTTGTCAAAACACAATATGGAGAGTTCATAAATATCGAAATCCAATTAGCCAATAAAAAAGACATGTTTAAACGTACTTTATTTTATTGGTCAAGATTGTACAACCTACAGTTACAAAAGGGAAAGGGATACCATACATTGAACCCGACCATTACAATTAATATTTGTGATTTTACTTTTTTTCCAAATGCAGCCCATTATCATAGCACCTATCATTTATATGACGATATTTCTTTACAACGTATACAAGATAATGTGTTAGAAATTCATTTTATTGAAATGGATAAGTTTTTGAAGGCATGGGCAAAGGAACAACATCCTTCTAATAAATTAGACAGGTGGTTACTGTTGCTAGGTATGGTAGATGACAGTAAAAAGATAGTTCGTCAAGATATATACAATGCATTGGAGGACATCGCAATGACAGATGAAAACATACGTAAAGCGTTTCAAGCATGGCAAGAAATTAGTCAAGATCCCGAAACCATTCTTGCTTATCAATCAAGGGTCAAATATATGCTAGATGAAGCTGCTAATATCGAAGATGCAAAATATCATGCAGAACAGGAAGGCATGGAAAAGGGCATAGAAAAAGGCATGAAAAAAGGAATGAAACAAGGTATAGAAGGCATTGCAAGAAAGATGATTAGAAAAGGTAACAGCAATGAAGAGATAATCGAGTTAACAAACTTATCACTAGAAGAAGTTCAATCTTTACGCCAAGAGATTTAA
- a CDS encoding ABC transporter ATP-binding protein, translating into MMQQFIVEVKNISKTFKKQCIFHAVSFSLEKGKAYGFIGHNGCGKSILFKILSGFLSPDSGEIKVFGQTLGKEIDFPKNTGIMIETPHFLDDYSGFNNLRYLAAIQNKINDATIKSTLEKVGLNPESRQPVKKYSLGMKQKLGIAQAIMEDPDLLILDEPFNGLDKTSVREIRTLLLELKNKGVTILLTSHMSKDIELICDEVLEFNNKKLEKMNVTKFSNRDEDVLPL; encoded by the coding sequence ATGATGCAACAGTTTATTGTAGAAGTAAAAAATATCTCAAAAACTTTTAAAAAGCAGTGCATTTTTCATGCTGTATCTTTTTCATTGGAAAAGGGTAAGGCGTATGGTTTTATCGGTCATAATGGTTGCGGTAAATCTATTTTATTTAAAATACTGAGTGGTTTTCTTTCCCCTGATAGTGGTGAAATAAAAGTATTTGGACAAACGCTCGGAAAAGAAATAGACTTTCCTAAAAATACAGGCATCATGATAGAAACGCCTCATTTTCTTGATGACTATTCTGGTTTTAATAATTTACGCTATTTAGCTGCAATACAAAATAAAATAAATGATGCAACGATTAAGTCTACACTTGAAAAGGTAGGGCTAAATCCTGAAAGTAGACAACCTGTAAAAAAGTACTCTTTAGGTATGAAACAAAAATTAGGGATTGCTCAGGCTATTATGGAGGATCCTGATTTATTAATCCTTGACGAGCCATTTAACGGATTAGATAAAACGAGTGTGCGAGAGATTCGTACATTATTACTTGAACTGAAGAACAAAGGTGTGACGATTCTTCTAACGAGCCATATGTCAAAAGATATTGAATTGATATGCGATGAGGTACTTGAATTCAATAATAAAAAATTAGAAAAAATGAATGTTACAAAATTTAGCAATAGAGATGAGGATGTACTTCCGCTATAG
- a CDS encoding IS3 family transposase (programmed frameshift): MGTRVSYPYEVKMKAIKMRLAGVPVKQILLELNIRHKTQVETWVRWYRNGEVNRLKQPVGKQYIFNKGPEPDNEQTKLALENRYLKQQIEVPKKVRRVGEEVVGEVAVQLVASLRSMMSVKDICKHFGIARSTYYRWKQASTDARSRQAIERRIGELCRANKFRYGYRKITALLRQEMCVNHKVVQRIMQKYGWQCRVKVKKRKRTGQPYAIAANLLNRDFEATAPLQKLVTDITYLPFGQKQLYLSSIQDLYNGEIIAYSIGDCQDTDFVLDTLAQLHHLPEGCTLHSDQGAVYTSYDYQQAVKAKGITMSMSRKGTPADNAPIESFHSVLKSETFYLDNLNSTTTAIVEQTVKDYINYYNNNRIQTKLNNQSPVQYRQLVG, encoded by the exons ATGGGAACAAGAGTGAGTTATCCCTATGAAGTAAAAATGAAAGCGATTAAGATGCGATTAGCGGGTGTACCTGTCAAACAGATTCTATTGGAATTAAATATACGCCATAAAACACAGGTCGAAACATGGGTGCGTTGGTATAGAAATGGTGAAGTCAATCGTTTGAAACAACCTGTAGGCAAACAATATATCTTTAATAAGGGTCCTGAACCGGACAATGAACAAACGAAATTAGCATTGGAAAACCGTTATTTAAAGCAACAAATTGAGGTGC CTAAAAAAGTACGCAGAGTTGGAGAGGAAGTGGTTGGAGAAGTAGCAGTACAGTTAGTTGCGTCACTAAGAAGCATGATGTCTGTAAAGGACATTTGTAAACACTTTGGGATTGCACGATCTACCTACTATCGTTGGAAACAGGCATCAACCGATGCAAGGTCTCGTCAAGCAATAGAGAGACGTATCGGTGAACTCTGTCGAGCAAATAAATTTCGCTATGGCTACAGAAAAATTACAGCACTCTTACGTCAAGAAATGTGCGTCAATCATAAAGTGGTTCAACGTATCATGCAAAAATATGGTTGGCAATGTCGCGTGAAAGTGAAAAAACGGAAACGAACAGGACAACCTTATGCAATCGCAGCAAATTTATTAAATCGCGATTTTGAAGCCACCGCACCGTTACAGAAGCTCGTAACTGATATTACTTACTTGCCATTTGGTCAAAAACAGTTGTATCTTTCAAGTATTCAAGATTTATATAATGGTGAAATTATTGCCTATTCGATTGGAGACTGCCAAGATACTGATTTTGTGCTGGATACATTAGCTCAACTTCATCATTTGCCCGAAGGGTGTACGTTGCACAGTGACCAAGGGGCGGTATACACATCGTATGATTATCAACAGGCCGTAAAAGCAAAAGGCATTACCATGAGCATGTCCCGTAAAGGTACGCCCGCTGATAATGCCCCAATCGAATCGTTTCATTCTGTGTTAAAGTCTGAAACATTCTACTTAGACAATTTGAACAGTACTACGACGGCCATCGTAGAACAAACTGTCAAAGACTATATAAACTATTATAACAATAACCGAATTCAAACGAAACTAAACAACCAGTCGCCGGTTCAATACCGACAACTGGTTGGGTAA
- a CDS encoding response regulator transcription factor — translation MISVLVVDDHPIVLKGLKTLSLEIEDLNFEIEKNPHKVLDRMQEEEFHVYLIDACIATNNNLELTTEIKAQQEQAIIILYTTDGVCSYYPLLVEKKVEGILVKTAPIDQIISTIRLSFQEKIVIPTDFLDYVNEKINDRYANLKLTHRELKLLQMLMNGYPNKKIAAICNVSVRTVERHLTQLFSLLGVSTRLEAVEIAKEKQLLNEMKDN, via the coding sequence TTGATTTCAGTTTTAGTTGTGGATGATCATCCAATTGTTTTAAAAGGGTTAAAAACGTTGTCACTGGAGATAGAAGATCTTAATTTTGAAATTGAGAAGAATCCTCATAAGGTTCTTGATAGAATGCAAGAGGAAGAATTCCATGTATATTTAATTGATGCTTGTATTGCCACCAATAACAATCTAGAACTTACGACAGAAATTAAAGCACAGCAGGAACAAGCAATTATTATTTTATATACGACTGATGGTGTTTGTTCCTATTATCCCCTATTAGTGGAGAAAAAAGTGGAGGGCATTCTTGTAAAAACCGCTCCGATTGATCAAATCATCTCAACAATTCGTTTAAGCTTTCAAGAGAAGATTGTGATTCCAACCGATTTTTTAGATTATGTAAATGAGAAAATAAATGATCGATATGCTAATTTAAAGTTAACGCATCGAGAACTAAAATTGCTGCAGATGTTAATGAACGGCTACCCAAATAAGAAAATTGCAGCAATATGCAATGTTTCTGTACGTACGGTAGAACGCCATTTAACACAGCTTTTTAGCCTATTAGGTGTGTCTACACGGCTAGAAGCGGTTGAGATTGCAAAAGAGAAACAATTGCTTAATGAAATGAAAGATAATTGA
- a CDS encoding helix-turn-helix domain-containing protein, whose translation MKGYGEITKQIRISKGYTQKHVAAHFLTQGAYSKFENNNTDITFASMHGIVNQLGITFEEFFYIQNGYQYSKRDDIIIQFFRLPYNNEIVLYRLKEKCRLYLKEAREDQQIIHISTILDGLIILAKAGDLEQARAIVEPVWQDLSKYNQLFVADLYMLNAILFLFPLPTVLQIKQFALRHIALYKNFRHVSRLKINISMNITLLLIQDKKYSKAQKEISNAISLCKTGDLSESPRTSRWKMDTKGEKYFDGA comes from the coding sequence GTGAAAGGTTATGGTGAGATTACAAAACAAATAAGGATTAGCAAAGGGTATACGCAAAAACATGTGGCAGCTCATTTTTTAACACAGGGTGCGTATTCAAAGTTTGAGAATAACAATACGGACATCACCTTTGCCTCGATGCATGGGATAGTAAATCAACTAGGTATAACATTTGAGGAATTTTTTTATATTCAAAATGGCTATCAATATAGTAAACGGGATGATATAATCATCCAATTTTTTCGTTTACCCTATAACAATGAAATAGTACTTTATAGACTGAAGGAAAAATGTAGACTTTATTTAAAAGAAGCTAGGGAAGATCAACAGATTATTCATATTTCTACTATTTTAGATGGATTAATCATTCTAGCTAAAGCAGGTGATTTGGAGCAAGCGAGGGCTATTGTTGAACCAGTTTGGCAAGACTTATCTAAATATAACCAACTTTTTGTAGCGGATTTATATATGTTAAATGCCATTTTATTTTTATTCCCTTTACCAACAGTTCTTCAAATCAAACAATTTGCTTTACGGCATATTGCTTTGTATAAAAACTTTCGTCATGTTTCACGTTTGAAAATTAATATTTCGATGAATATTACTTTGCTATTAATACAAGATAAAAAATATTCAAAAGCACAAAAAGAAATTTCAAACGCGATATCTTTATGCAAAACAGGGGATCTGTCTGAATCACCTCGGACAAGCAGGTGGAAAATGGATACGAAAGGGGAAAAATATTTTGATGGCGCTTGA
- a CDS encoding MFS transporter produces MKFIPKVYFINKQFTQIFYAQFLSGLADKIILFILPLWILEVTRSSIFVSILSACSTIAIVILSPFMGTFVDRLYKKNLMLVANSIRCLLLILLAVITILGYFDFLYILLIFIVYSFGSTLHSPAANVALTIIVNDDELQEAVAIRQTSNQLESVLAPTLGGLLFSVFSPGNFFLINGLCFVLSLLILLTSNITEQHKAKAKQSFLVDLKEGVSILFQDKILKTFLFSAAIINILGAAIMLTLRVIVINMEVSSLWWSLIFVGSPVGVIIGAFMSMKWKVQSSIFIYGFICCAVMGFFNILMSLANAPRVLTIFYFLSGIAFGMGNTYFGIMYRRKIPVEKQGRFFGFLSAALLISIPVGQVFTGVLLDSINPNLVMGILGLLTVVTALVSIKVLGREQKKKIEYSN; encoded by the coding sequence ATGAAATTCATTCCGAAAGTCTATTTTATTAATAAACAATTCACACAAATTTTTTATGCACAATTTCTATCAGGTCTGGCAGATAAAATTATCCTCTTTATTTTACCTCTATGGATTTTAGAAGTAACAAGATCATCCATCTTCGTTTCCATTTTAAGTGCTTGCAGTACAATTGCTATCGTGATTCTTTCTCCGTTTATGGGGACTTTTGTCGATAGATTATATAAAAAAAATTTAATGCTTGTCGCAAACAGTATACGCTGTTTGTTATTGATTTTACTTGCCGTTATTACAATTTTGGGCTATTTTGATTTTTTATATATACTCCTTATTTTTATTGTTTATTCATTTGGTAGTACGTTACATTCCCCAGCAGCCAATGTTGCGCTCACAATTATTGTCAATGATGATGAGCTACAGGAGGCTGTAGCTATTAGACAAACATCGAATCAGCTAGAGAGCGTTTTAGCGCCAACGTTAGGTGGTCTGTTATTTAGCGTGTTTAGTCCAGGAAACTTCTTTCTTATTAATGGGTTGTGCTTCGTTCTTTCTCTTCTTATATTGTTAACTTCAAATATTACAGAACAGCATAAAGCTAAAGCGAAACAATCTTTTCTAGTAGACTTAAAGGAAGGCGTGTCTATTCTTTTCCAAGATAAGATATTAAAAACCTTTCTTTTTAGCGCGGCTATTATCAATATTTTAGGTGCAGCAATTATGTTAACACTACGAGTAATCGTTATTAATATGGAAGTAAGCTCATTATGGTGGAGCCTTATTTTTGTTGGCTCACCTGTTGGGGTAATCATTGGGGCTTTTATGTCAATGAAATGGAAAGTACAATCCAGCATATTTATTTACGGTTTTATATGTTGTGCGGTCATGGGGTTTTTTAATATATTGATGAGTCTAGCGAATGCACCACGCGTACTAACGATTTTCTACTTTTTATCGGGTATAGCGTTTGGTATGGGGAATACTTATTTTGGCATAATGTATAGAAGAAAAATTCCCGTTGAAAAGCAAGGAAGATTTTTTGGATTTTTAAGTGCTGCCTTATTAATATCCATTCCAGTCGGACAAGTTTTTACGGGTGTGTTATTAGATTCTATTAATCCAAACCTTGTTATGGGGATATTAGGCTTGCTAACTGTCGTTACTGCATTAGTCTCAATAAAAGTATTAGGTCGTGAACAAAAGAAAAAAATCGAATATTCGAATTGA